Genomic window (Luteolibacter sp. Y139):
CCGCATCGCGCAAGGAGGCGGCGAGTTCCTCGGTCCGCTTGCGGGACTGGGCATAGACGATGCCGGATTCGTTGCTGCGCGACTTGATGAACGCGACGAGCCGCGAGGCGGCGTCCTGTTTCGGCTCGACGAGGTAGTTCAGGTTCGGCCGGTTGAAGCTGGCGAGAAAGACGGCGGGATCGCGCAACGCAAGCTGGCGGAGAATATCCTCCCGCACCTGCGGTGTGGCGGTCGCCGTCAGGGCAATGACGGGGACACCCGGCAACGCGTGGCGCAGCTCTTTCAGCCGACGGTACTCCGGGCGGAAATCGTGTCCCCACTCGCTGATGCAGTGCGCCTCATCCACCGCGAGCGCGGTGACATTCCATGACCGGACGACCGAAAGGAAATCCCCGGACATCAGCCGCTCCGGGGCGAGATAGACGAGCTTGCAGTTGCCGCTTCGGATCTCCTCAAGGCGGTGGCGGTTTTCCTCCGGTGCCAGGGTGGAATTGAGAAAGGTGGCCGCTACCCCCGCGGCGAGGAGCTGGTCCACCTGATCCTTCATCAGGGCGATCAGCGGCGAGATGACGAGCGTCACACCGTCCCGGGCGAGCGCGGGAAGCTGGTAGCACAGGCTCTTTCCTGCACCTGTAGGGAGAATGGCGAGCGTGTCCCGGCGGCCGAGGATGGCGGCCATGATCTCCCGCTGGAGGGGGCGGAAGGTCTCGTAACCGAAGTGCTTTTTCAGCAGCGGGAGCAGATCTTCACTCGGGATCATGGCAGCTGTTAATGATGTTTATTTGAACAGTTCAAGCCATTTGTTTTGGGCTTCCGCGTGAAAAAGAATTGCCCGGCTCCTAAATTCCATGCGACCCGATGCTCCCGAATTCATCCTTATAATTAAAATTAGAATTATTCTTGTGAACTCTGGGTGCAGGGCTAGCTTCCCGCCGCCCCGATGGTCACCCATTCGCCAGACAGTCTTCCGGATGACATGCCGGCCGAAATTTCCGGCCTGCGCATGACCCGCCAGCGTTGGGAGGTCTACCGCCTGCTCATGGAGCAGCGGGACCACCCGACCGCCAATGACGTCTTCATGCGGATCAAGGACCGGCTGCCAAATATCTCGCTGGCAACGGTTTACAACTGCCTCGAGGCGCTGGTGCAGCACGGGGTGATCCGCCAGGTCAATTTCGAGCGCGAGTCATCCCGCTTCTGCCCGAACCTCCAGGAGCATGGCCATTTCCACGACAAGGCCAGCGGCAAGATCCACGACGTGACCATCAAGCCCGGCGTGAACCTTGCTGACGTTCTCGATCTTCCCCCCGGCACCGTCATCACCGGCGTCGAAATCACCCTCCGCGGCGAACTTCCTGCCACTTCTCACTGATCATTTCCTTTTTCCACTTCCGCCATGTCCCTCGTCATCACTGACCTCCACGCGACCCTCGAAGACGGCACCGAGATCCTCAAGGGTGTCACCCTTGAAATCCCCGCCGGCGAAGTGCACGCCATCATGGGCCCGAACGGCTCCGGCAAATCGACACTGTCGAAGGTGATCGCCGGCCACGAAGGCTACGTCGTCACCAGCGGTACGGTGACCCTCGACGGCCAAGACATCTTCGAAATGTCCATCGACGAGCGTTCCCGCGCCGGCATCTTCCTCGCCTTCCAATACCCAGCGGAAGTCCCCGGCGTCTCGAACGCCAACTTCATTCGCGCCGCGCTGCAGTCCCGCCTGCCGAAGGGTGAAGAACTCGACGCCGTGGCCTACTACAAGAGCCTCTACGCGAAGATGGATCACCTCGAGATGGACCGCAAGTTCACCGCCCGCTCCGTCAACGAAGGCTTCTCCGGCGGCGAGAAGAAGCGCAATGAGATCCTCCAGATGATGATGCTGGAGCCGACCTACTGCATCCTCGATGAGACCGACTCCGGCCTCGACATCGATGCACTGAAGATCGTTGCCAAGGGCGTGAACGCCATGCGTTCTCCGGCCCGCGGCATGCTGCTCATCACTCACTACCAGCGCCTGCTCGACTACATCGCTCCCGATCACGTCCACGTGATGGCCGCTGGCAAGATCGTCCGCTCCGGTGGTCCGGAGCTCGCTCTGGAACTCGAAAAGGACGGCTACGAATTCCTCAAGGAGGAAGCTCTCGCCACGGCCTGATCCGTGCTCACGGAGACCCGCCATGAAACTGCGCAAGACCCGACACCCCCTCGATCCGCATAGCCGCGAGCTCATCGTGGAAATGCTGAACGACTTCCTCGCGCTGGCGATCGACCTCCGCCTTCAGGTGAAGCAGGCCCACTGGAATGTCCGCGGGCCGAACTTCATCAGCCTCCACGAACTCTTCGACCGTCTCTCCGGGGAACTCGACGAGATTATCGATGAACTCGCCGAACGAGCCACCGCCCTCGGTGGCCGTGCGCTCGGAACCGCATCCCGCGTTGCCGACAAGTCCAAGCTCGATGAGCTGCCGAAGAAGGCGACCGCCGGTCTAAAACTCGTCGCACTACTCGCCGATCGTTTCGCTGCCGTCACCGAATGCGCGGGCCTCGCCATCGCGCAATCGCAGAAGGCCGGCGACGAAGTGACGGCCGACCTTTTCATCAAAACCTCGGGCGAGCTCGATAAGGCACTGTGGTTCCTGGAAGCCACCCTCGAGACCGATCCTTCCTGCGAGGACGACGTCCCCGCCACCGAATCCTGACCTTTTCCCGCCATGTCCTACGACGCATCTAGTACCATCGACGCGGATACCCGCGAAGCGATCGACATCGACCGCACCAAGGGCGACTTCAGCTTCCCTGAGCGCCACAAGTACGATGCTGGTCGTGGCCTGACCGAGCGCACGGTCGACTACATCAGCGAAGTCAAAGGCGAGCCACAGTGGATCCGCGACTTCCGCCAGAAGGCCCTCAAGGTCTTCCGCGAAAAGCCGATGCCGACGAACTGGGCCACCAAGGACCTGGAGAACATCGATTTCGACGTCATCCGCTACTACCTGTCCGACGGCGAGAAGCCGAAGCGCTCGTGGGATGAAGTGCCGGAAGAAGTGCTTAAGACTTTCGAACGCCTTGGCATTCCTGAGCAGGAGCGCGCGTTCCTCGCCGGCGTGGAGGCCCAGTATGACTCCGAGGCCGCCTACTCCAACATGAAGGAGGAGCTGACCAAGCAGGGGGTGATCTTCGTGAACTCCACGGAAGGCCTGAAGAACCACGAGGAGATTTTCCGCCCGTGGTTCGGCAAGGTGATCCCGACCGGTGACAACAAGTTCTCCGCACTGAACAGCGCCGTCTTCTCCGGTGGCTCGTTCATCTACATCCCGAAGGGCGTGAAGCTGAAGCAGCCGCTGCAGGCCTACTTCCGGATCAATTCGGAAAACTTCGGCCAGTTCGAGCGCACGCTCATCATCGCCGACGAAGGTGCCGAGGTGATGTACATGGAAGGCTGCACCGCGCCGAAGTTCGAAACCTCCACGCTGCACTCCGCCGTGGTGGAACTCGTCGCCCTCAAGGGCGCGAAGATCCAGTACGTCACCGTCCAGAACTGGAGCAGCAATGTTTTCAATCTCGTCACCAAGCGCGGCCTCGCGATGGAAGACGCCGAGGTCCGTTGGATCGACTGCAACATCGGCAGCCGCCTGACGATGAAGTATCCCGGCGTCATCATGAAGGGCGAGCGCGCCCGCGGTGAGGTGATCTCGATTGCCCTCGCCAATACCGGCCAGCATCAGGACACCGGTGCGAAGATGATTCACGCCGCGAACAACACGACCTCCAACGTCGTGTCGAAGTCGATCTCCGTCGGCCAGGGCCGCGCCACCTATCGTGGCCAGGTCCACATTCCGAAGCACCTCAAGGGCTGCAAGAACAACACCGAGTGTGACGCCCTTCTGATCAATACCCGCAGCCGCACCGACACCTACCCGGCGATCACCGTGAAGGGCAACCAGCACGCGACGCAGCACGAGGCCTCCGTCTCGCAGGTGTCCGAGGACATGCTCTTCTACATGCAGCAGCGAGGTCTCAATGAAGGCCAAGCGATGTCGCTAGCCGTGAACGGTTTCATCAACGACCTCGTCCGCGAGTTCCCGATGGAATACTCCGTCGAACTCAAGCGCCTGATCGACCTCGAAATGGAAGGCTCCGTCGGTTAACCATCTCATTCCGTGTCCGAATCCCGCCTCAACGAGCCGCTCGCTGCATATCGGATCGACCGCACCAAGGTGCGCGTCACTTCGGTCGCGCATGAGTCGGGCTTGGAGGACTGGATCGGGCGAACCCCGCAGGAAAAGCTTTCCGCCATCGAATTCCTCAGAGCCCAGACCTATGGAAGCGAGACTGGAACTGCCCCTGGACTTCAAAGAACTCATCGCGTTGTTCCTTTCCCATGAAGTCCGGTTTCTGGTTGTTGGCGCCTACGCCTTGGGAGTTCACGGTCGTCCGCGCAATACGGGCGACATCGACCTCTGGATCGAAATGAGCATCGAAAACGCCAACCGCACCGTCTCGGCGCTCCACGAATTCTTCGGCCCCATGCCGGAGATTCGGGTGGAGAACTTCCTGTCGGCAGACCGGATGAGCCAGTTCGGCGTGGAACCGATGCGTGTCGATGTTCTCAATTCCATCACCGGAGTCGAATTCGATGCCGCCTACGAGCGACGTGCTGTGATCGACTACTCCGGCCTCCGCATTCCCTTTCTCTCATTGACCGATTTGCGAGCCAACAAGCTCGCGGCAGGTCGGCACAAGGACCTCGCCGACTTGGAAAACCTTCCGCCGAACTGATTTCCCATGCCCGCCGTGCTCGAACATCCCGCTTCCCTGCTCGAATCCGCTCCCGAGACGCCCGCCGCATTCCCCGCTTGGTTTGCCGAGCGCCAGCGTGCCGCGTGGCAGCGCTTCCTCGAAACGCCCGCGCCGAAGCGCGGCGATGAGACATGGCGCTTCTCCAGCATCAAGCGGCTCGACTTCGCCGGCATGGCCCGTGCGGAAGCCGCTGCTCCCGCTGGTCTGGTCACACGCTCGGCTGGTCTCGAAGCTCCCATTGCCAAGTTCGTCTTCGGCAATGAGCAGCTTCTTCACTCCGAGTCGAAGCTTCCGGAAGGCGTCATTTGCCTGCCGCTTGCCGAAGCGCTCGTTTCGCACGGGGATCTCGTTCGTGCACACTTCATGAAGCAGGACACGCGTCTTGGTTCGGTGAAGTGGACCGCGCTTCACGAGGCAAACCTTCGCAACGGTCTCTTCGTTCACGTCCCCGCGGGCGTTGAAGTCGAAGGCACCATCGAGGTCTTCCACTGGCTTTGCGGCGAGAACGTCGCGATCTTCCCTCACACGCTCATTGTCACCGGTGCGAACGCGAAGGTCCGCGTGGTCGACTACTTCCAATCCGCCGATGAAAGCGCCGCCGGCCTCTGCGTCGCGGTGAATGACCTCATCGCCGGCGAAGGCTCCAAGCTCGACTACGTCGCGATCCAGGCATTCAACGAAAACACCCGCGTCATCCAAGTCAATGAGACCGGCGCTGCCAAGGATGCTTCCACCACCGGCTTCATCCTGAACACCGGCGCCGCTTGGGCGCGCAATGAATCACTCTGTCGTCTGGAGGGCGAAGGTTCTCGCTCGGACATGCTCTCGGTCAGCATTCCCGCCCGCGAGCAGGAGTACGACCAGCGCACCTTCCAGCATCACGTTTCCCCGGGTGCCTACAGCGACTTGCTCTACAAGAACTCGTTGTACGATGAAGCTCGTACCATTTTCTCCGGCCTGATCTTCGTGGACGAAGGTGCGCACCGCACCGACGCCTACCAGACCTGCCGCAATCTCTTCATGAGCGAGGACGCCGAGGCGAACTCCATGCCCGGCCTTGAGATCAATGCCGACGACGTGAAGTGCTCGCACGGCAGCACCAGCTCGCAGATCGACGAGAGCGAGATCTTCTACCTCCGCGCCCGCGGCATCGATCCGGTGCGCGCCCGCCAGCTCATCGCCCGCGGCTTCTCGGTGGAAGTCATCGAGCGCCTTGGCGACGAG
Coding sequences:
- a CDS encoding Fur family transcriptional regulator; translation: MVTHSPDSLPDDMPAEISGLRMTRQRWEVYRLLMEQRDHPTANDVFMRIKDRLPNISLATVYNCLEALVQHGVIRQVNFERESSRFCPNLQEHGHFHDKASGKIHDVTIKPGVNLADVLDLPPGTVITGVEITLRGELPATSH
- the sufC gene encoding Fe-S cluster assembly ATPase SufC, with the translated sequence MSLVITDLHATLEDGTEILKGVTLEIPAGEVHAIMGPNGSGKSTLSKVIAGHEGYVVTSGTVTLDGQDIFEMSIDERSRAGIFLAFQYPAEVPGVSNANFIRAALQSRLPKGEELDAVAYYKSLYAKMDHLEMDRKFTARSVNEGFSGGEKKRNEILQMMMLEPTYCILDETDSGLDIDALKIVAKGVNAMRSPARGMLLITHYQRLLDYIAPDHVHVMAAGKIVRSGGPELALELEKDGYEFLKEEALATA
- the dps gene encoding DNA starvation/stationary phase protection protein Dps, whose protein sequence is MKLRKTRHPLDPHSRELIVEMLNDFLALAIDLRLQVKQAHWNVRGPNFISLHELFDRLSGELDEIIDELAERATALGGRALGTASRVADKSKLDELPKKATAGLKLVALLADRFAAVTECAGLAIAQSQKAGDEVTADLFIKTSGELDKALWFLEATLETDPSCEDDVPATES
- the sufB gene encoding Fe-S cluster assembly protein SufB, whose protein sequence is MSYDASSTIDADTREAIDIDRTKGDFSFPERHKYDAGRGLTERTVDYISEVKGEPQWIRDFRQKALKVFREKPMPTNWATKDLENIDFDVIRYYLSDGEKPKRSWDEVPEEVLKTFERLGIPEQERAFLAGVEAQYDSEAAYSNMKEELTKQGVIFVNSTEGLKNHEEIFRPWFGKVIPTGDNKFSALNSAVFSGGSFIYIPKGVKLKQPLQAYFRINSENFGQFERTLIIADEGAEVMYMEGCTAPKFETSTLHSAVVELVALKGAKIQYVTVQNWSSNVFNLVTKRGLAMEDAEVRWIDCNIGSRLTMKYPGVIMKGERARGEVISIALANTGQHQDTGAKMIHAANNTTSNVVSKSISVGQGRATYRGQVHIPKHLKGCKNNTECDALLINTRSRTDTYPAITVKGNQHATQHEASVSQVSEDMLFYMQQRGLNEGQAMSLAVNGFINDLVREFPMEYSVELKRLIDLEMEGSVG
- a CDS encoding DUF6036 family nucleotidyltransferase yields the protein MEARLELPLDFKELIALFLSHEVRFLVVGAYALGVHGRPRNTGDIDLWIEMSIENANRTVSALHEFFGPMPEIRVENFLSADRMSQFGVEPMRVDVLNSITGVEFDAAYERRAVIDYSGLRIPFLSLTDLRANKLAAGRHKDLADLENLPPN
- the sufD gene encoding Fe-S cluster assembly protein SufD — translated: MPAVLEHPASLLESAPETPAAFPAWFAERQRAAWQRFLETPAPKRGDETWRFSSIKRLDFAGMARAEAAAPAGLVTRSAGLEAPIAKFVFGNEQLLHSESKLPEGVICLPLAEALVSHGDLVRAHFMKQDTRLGSVKWTALHEANLRNGLFVHVPAGVEVEGTIEVFHWLCGENVAIFPHTLIVTGANAKVRVVDYFQSADESAAGLCVAVNDLIAGEGSKLDYVAIQAFNENTRVIQVNETGAAKDASTTGFILNTGAAWARNESLCRLEGEGSRSDMLSVSIPAREQEYDQRTFQHHVSPGAYSDLLYKNSLYDEARTIFSGLIFVDEGAHRTDAYQTCRNLFMSEDAEANSMPGLEINADDVKCSHGSTSSQIDESEIFYLRARGIDPVRARQLIARGFSVEVIERLGDEKVEEIVLRFLDDKFAHIASGGA